From the genome of Anopheles moucheti chromosome 3, idAnoMoucSN_F20_07, whole genome shotgun sequence, one region includes:
- the LOC128301629 gene encoding syntaxin-17: MESNEVEDEIPLKLAQISIDKFNQTIPQYVTQLRNHKCNIEKAGSLNDWEKVKREQLNATRIVKQIRFMLVEIDKVRQRLSASDHDRFDDGIEGTKKDAFNSMAEYLAMQLALRAQSQRNYQQQHEEGSSGAGSSEFPTGGRLAYVPQITSSYNMEEHELRQREECLRQMEHLQHEMEDIQELYQKVHELVYDQGETVTRVEENVDVAQIQVEAGVTALQRALAYKKAVYPLAGAFLGSCIGGPIGLVVGLKAGGLAALGGGLVGFASGKFIKNVDAIPDSDECGSGDSATEAMAGTPTEPGETQPVASKT; encoded by the exons ATGGAATCGAACGAAGTGGAAGATGAAATCCCATTAAAGCTAGCGCAGATATCGATCGACAAATTTAACCAAACGATACCACAGTACGTGACGCAGCTACGAAACCACAAGTGCAACATCGAAAAGGCTGGTTCACTGAACGATTGGGAGAAGGTCAAACGAGAGCAATTAAATGCGACACGCATTGTGAAGCAGATCCGTTTCATGCTGGTGGAAATAGATAAAGTGCGCCAACGGTTGAGTGCCAGCGATCATGACCGTTTCGACGATGGGATTGAGGGGACAAAGAAGGATGCGTTCAACAGCATGGCCGAATATCTGG CTATGCAGCTAGCTTTGCGTGCACAGTCCCAACGAAATTATCAGCAACAACATGAGGAAGGATCGTCCGGTGCGGGTAGTTCGGAGTTTCCTACAGGCGGACGATTGGCGTATGTTCCTCAGATTACCAGCTCGTACAATATGGAGGAGCACGAACTACGCCAAAGAGAGGAATGTCTCCGTCAGATGGAACACTTGCAGCACGAAATGGAGGACATTCAAGAGCTCTATCAAAAGGTGCACGAATTGGTATACGATCAGGGTGAAACGGTGACCCGGGTCGAGGAGAACGTGGATGTGGCACAGATCCAGGTGGAAGCCGGTGTGACAGCGCTCCAGAGAGCGTTAGCATACAAAAAGGCCGTTTATCCGCTGGCAGGAGCATTCCTCGGGTCTTGCATCGGTGGTCCCATTGGGCTGGTGGTTGGACTGAAGGCAGGTGGCCTCGCAGCGCTGGGCGGCGGTTTGGTTGGATTTGCCAGCGGAAAGTTCATTAAAAACGTGGACGCTATACCGGATAGTGATGAGTGTGGTTCTGGCGACAGTGCCACCGAAGCGATGGCCGGCACACCCACTGAACCGGGCGAAACGCAACCGGTTGCTTCGAAAACTTGA
- the LOC128301630 gene encoding protein LLP homolog translates to MTARCKKRRNKNNAIRRAKNKVKEVKKLKKMLGFIEEDATEGNLMDKLKEITEQKKKEQELELLKKEALEELIKEETKEIVNHEKYVTVVHPKTNVEHKYNTKTKRDQFGQYPVWYNARKARKKQLLREGKATKRKQFRGKRMHFIDRTCNWKALLGK, encoded by the exons ATGACTGCTCGTTGCAAAAAGCggcgcaacaaaaacaatgccATCCGCCGGGCCAAAAACAAGGTGAAAGAGGTaaagaaattgaagaaaatgctCGGATTCATCGAAGAGGATGCAACCGAAGGGAATTTGATGGACAAACTGAAGGAAATTACcgagcagaagaaaaaggaacag GAGCTGGAGTTATTGAAGAAGGAAGCGCTGGAAGAGCTCATCAAAGAGGAAACCAAGGAGATAGTCAACCACGAGAAGTACGTTACGGTGGTTCACCCGAAGACGAACGTGGAGCACAAGTacaacacgaaaacaaaacgggaTCAGTTTGGCCAGTACCCGGTCTGGTATAACGCGAGGAAAGCGCGTAAGAAGCAGCTGCTTCGCGAGGGTAAGGCTACCAAGCGCAAGCAATTCCGTGGAAAACGTATGCACTTCATCGACCGGACATGCAATTGGAAGGCACTGCTTGGGAAATAA
- the LOC128301827 gene encoding brachyurin-like has product MKTFVFLVGLLAVVGAEWVDIDWPSVRPIEEFDHYWNRLPAELQIYRRMRGSHRITNGQEAKPGQFPYQTALLIDFSGGTALCGGSVLTRNFILTAAHCVVEQASTLALGGVAIMGVHNRTVQEDSQQRIRFTSSGIQRHPMYVSTTLRHDIAIVRLDSSMSFTDRIQPIRLPARSDGRLYGGYIGTVSGFGRTSDSSWAISAVLRYTTNGIMTNAECVKRWNYDTISNQNLCMWGTGGRSSCNGDSGGPLAIQDGGPQLQIGVVSFVSASGCAVGKPSVYTRVSSYVDWIEAHSDYVGRP; this is encoded by the coding sequence ATGAAAACGTTCGTGTTTCTGGTTGGTCTGCTGGCCGTTGTTGGCGCCGAATGGGTTGATATTGATTGGCCATCGGTGCGCCCGATCGAAGAATTCGATCACTACTGGAACCGTTTGCCAGCCGAGCTACAAATCTACCGAAGGATGCGTGGATCGCACCGTATCACCAACGGACAGGAAGCTAAACCCGGACAGTTCCCGTACCAGACCGCTTTGCTGATTGACTTTTCCGGAGGAACTGCACTTTGCGGAGGTTCCGTGTTGACCCGCAACTTTATCCTGACCGCTGCCCACTGCGTTGTGGAGCAAGCATCGACATTGGCGCTGGGTGGTGTCGCCATCATGGGAGTTCACAATCGTACCGTCCAGGAGGACTCACAGCAGCGCATTCGATTTACGTCGAGTGGGATACAGCGTCATCCGATGTACGTTTCCACCACTCTTCGGCATGATATTGCCATTGTACGGCTGGATTCGTCGATGAGTTTCACCGATCGCATCCAGCCTATCCGTCTGCCGGCTCGTTCAGACGGTCGACTTTACGGGGGGTACATCGGAACCGTGTCCGGATTCGGGCGTACCTCGGATAGCAGTTGGGCCATCTCGGCTGTGCTCAGGTACACCACCAATGGGATCATGACCAACGCAGAATGCGTTAAGCGTTGGAACTATGACACCATCTCGAACCAGAACCTGTGTATGTGGGGCACGGGTGGACGTTCTTCCTGCAATGGGGATTCCGGTGGACCACTCGCCatccaagatggtggaccgcAGCTGCAGATCGGAGTGGTGTCGTTCGTATCTGCTAGCGGGTGTGCCGTCGGTAAGCCATCGGTGTACACTCGTGTCTCCAGCTACGTGGACTGGATTGAGGCACATTCAGATTATGTTGGTCGTCCATAA